One genomic region from Streptomyces sp. NBC_00457 encodes:
- a CDS encoding glycoside hydrolase family 15 protein codes for MHPRIEDYALIGDEQTAALVGRDGSVDWLCLPRFDSASCFARLLGDEENGHWRIAPKGASDRCTRRAYRPNTLVLDTEWDTDEGSVRVTDLMPQRDRAPDLVRVVEGTGGRVTVHSTLRLRFDYGSIVPWMRRSDGHRVAVAGPDSVWLRSEPEVRTWGEGLATHAEFTVEEGERVAFVLTWHPSHEPRPPLVDPYEALDASVGDWQAWAERCRYDGPHRDAVIRSLITLKALTYKPTGGIVAAPTTSLPEELGGIRNWDYRYCWLRDSTLTLGALVAAGYREEAEAWRDWLLRAVAGDPADLQIMYGLAGERRLPEYDLPWLSGFAGTSPVRIGNKAVNQLQLDVYGEVMDSLALARRAGMAAKPHIWALQQELLEWLRENWQQPDEGLWEVRGGRRQFVHSKVMVWVAADRAVRTLEEKPKLGGDLDGWRTWRDEVHKEVCEKGYDAERNTFTQYYGSRELDASLLLIPRVGFLPADDPRVIGTVDAIRAELGHGGFMRRYSAEETVVDGLPGGEGTFLVCSFWLADALHMTGRTEQARELFERLLGLANDVGLLSEEYDPVTGHRLGNFPQAFSHVGLVNTALALFGGDTAG; via the coding sequence GTGCATCCCCGTATCGAGGACTACGCCCTCATCGGCGACGAACAGACTGCCGCCCTGGTCGGCCGGGACGGCTCGGTCGACTGGCTGTGCCTTCCCCGCTTCGACTCGGCCTCGTGTTTCGCCAGGCTGCTCGGCGACGAGGAGAACGGCCACTGGCGGATCGCCCCCAAGGGCGCGAGCGACCGGTGCACGCGCCGCGCCTACCGTCCGAACACCCTCGTCCTGGACACCGAGTGGGACACCGACGAGGGCTCGGTCCGCGTCACCGACCTGATGCCGCAGCGCGACCGCGCCCCCGATCTCGTACGCGTCGTGGAGGGCACCGGCGGCCGGGTCACCGTCCACAGCACGCTCCGGCTCCGCTTCGACTACGGCTCCATCGTGCCGTGGATGCGCCGCTCCGACGGCCACCGTGTGGCCGTCGCGGGCCCGGACTCGGTGTGGCTGCGCAGCGAGCCCGAGGTGCGCACGTGGGGCGAAGGCCTCGCCACACACGCGGAGTTCACGGTCGAGGAGGGCGAGAGGGTCGCCTTCGTCCTGACCTGGCACCCCTCGCACGAGCCGCGTCCGCCGCTGGTCGACCCGTACGAGGCACTGGACGCGAGCGTCGGGGACTGGCAGGCCTGGGCCGAACGCTGCCGCTACGACGGCCCGCACCGGGACGCGGTCATACGCTCCCTGATCACCCTCAAGGCCCTCACCTACAAGCCGACCGGCGGCATCGTCGCCGCCCCCACCACCTCCCTGCCGGAGGAACTCGGCGGTATCCGCAACTGGGACTACCGCTACTGCTGGCTGCGCGACTCCACCCTCACCCTGGGCGCGCTGGTGGCGGCCGGTTACCGGGAGGAGGCCGAGGCCTGGCGCGACTGGCTGCTGCGCGCGGTCGCCGGCGACCCGGCGGACCTGCAGATCATGTACGGCCTCGCGGGCGAGCGGCGGCTGCCGGAGTACGACCTGCCGTGGCTGTCCGGATTCGCGGGGACGTCGCCCGTGCGGATCGGCAACAAGGCCGTGAATCAGCTGCAGTTGGACGTGTACGGCGAGGTGATGGACTCGCTGGCGCTGGCCCGGCGCGCGGGCATGGCCGCCAAGCCGCACATATGGGCCCTGCAGCAGGAGCTGCTGGAGTGGCTGCGCGAGAACTGGCAGCAGCCGGACGAGGGGCTGTGGGAAGTACGCGGTGGCCGCCGCCAGTTCGTGCACTCGAAGGTGATGGTGTGGGTGGCCGCGGACCGGGCCGTGCGCACGCTCGAGGAGAAACCGAAGCTGGGCGGCGACCTGGACGGCTGGCGCACCTGGCGCGACGAGGTGCACAAGGAGGTGTGCGAGAAGGGCTATGACGCCGAGCGGAACACCTTCACCCAGTACTACGGCTCACGCGAACTCGACGCCTCCCTGCTGCTGATCCCGCGTGTCGGCTTCCTGCCCGCGGACGACCCGCGCGTGATCGGCACCGTCGACGCGATCCGCGCGGAGCTGGGCCACGGCGGATTCATGCGCCGCTACAGCGCCGAGGAGACGGTCGTCGACGGGCTGCCGGGCGGTGAGGGCACCTTCCTGGTGTGCTCCTTCTGGCTCGCGGACGCGCTGCACATGACCGGGCGCACCGAACAGGCACGCGAGCTGTTCGAACGGCTGCTCGGGCTCGCCAACGACGTGGGGCTGCTGTCCGAGGAGTACGACCCCGTCACCGGCCATCGGCTCGGCAACTTCCCGCAGGCGTTCAGCCACGTCGGTCTGGTGAACACCGCCCTCGCCCTGTTCGGGGGCGACACGGCAGGATAG
- a CDS encoding DEDDh family exonuclease codes for MLEDLTTAVSSPTVWPAAYPQGYAVVDVETTGLARDDRIISAAVYRLDAHGEVEDHWYTLVNPERDPGPVWIHGLTSDVLEGAPLFEAIAEEFATRLEGRVLVAHNAVFDWQMIAREYARARSEPPVRQRLCTIALSKELELPLPNHKLESLAAHFGVVQQRAHHALDDARVLAEAFRPSLHAAAQGGVRLPLHECRPLTEWTDRAVPRQQSGYGAYQPRSWRPARRRPACPYPNPGRYEDGKPLKQGMRVAFSGDTSIERDLLEDRAIEAGLHVATSISRLTSLLVTNDPDSGTSKVVRARQYGTPVVDEAAFGQLLGDVEAASEDDRTDG; via the coding sequence ATGCTCGAAGACCTGACGACCGCAGTGTCCTCCCCCACGGTGTGGCCGGCCGCGTATCCCCAGGGATACGCGGTCGTTGACGTGGAGACCACAGGCCTGGCCCGGGACGACCGAATCATCTCCGCGGCCGTGTACCGGCTGGACGCGCACGGCGAGGTCGAGGACCACTGGTACACGCTGGTCAACCCGGAGCGGGACCCGGGCCCGGTGTGGATCCACGGTCTGACGAGCGACGTACTCGAAGGCGCGCCCCTCTTCGAGGCCATCGCCGAGGAGTTCGCGACCCGGCTGGAGGGCCGGGTGCTCGTCGCGCACAACGCCGTCTTCGACTGGCAGATGATCGCCCGGGAGTACGCACGCGCGCGGAGCGAGCCGCCGGTGCGGCAGCGGCTGTGCACCATCGCCCTCTCGAAGGAGCTGGAGCTGCCGTTGCCCAACCACAAGCTGGAGTCGCTCGCCGCGCATTTCGGCGTCGTACAGCAGCGGGCACACCACGCGCTGGACGACGCGCGCGTGCTGGCGGAGGCGTTCCGGCCGAGCCTGCACGCCGCCGCACAGGGCGGCGTACGGCTGCCGCTGCACGAGTGCCGGCCGCTGACCGAGTGGACGGACCGAGCCGTGCCCCGACAGCAGTCGGGCTACGGCGCGTACCAGCCCAGAAGTTGGCGCCCGGCGCGCAGAAGACCTGCCTGCCCCTATCCCAACCCGGGCCGTTACGAAGACGGCAAACCGCTCAAGCAGGGCATGCGGGTCGCGTTCTCGGGAGACACCTCCATCGAGCGCGACCTCCTGGAGGACCGGGCGATCGAGGCCGGGCTGCATGTCGCCACCAGCATCTCCCGGCTGACCAGCCTGCTCGTCACGAACGACCCGGACTCGGGCACGTCCAAGGTGGTCAGGGCCCGGCAGTACGGCACGCCGGTGGTCGACGAGGCGGCGTTCGGGCAGCTCCTCGGGGATGTGGAAGCGGCGTCGGAGGATGACCGTACGGACGGGTGA
- a CDS encoding SDR family oxidoreductase — protein sequence MDLGLKDRVYVVTGATRGLGNAVARQLVADGAKVIITGRDGKAAMEAAGELGANAVGVGADNADPQAPARLIAAAREHFGGFDGVLVSVGGPAPGFAADNTDEQWQAAFESVFLGAVRFARAAAGELEAGGVIGFVLSASVHEPIPGLTISNGLRPGLAGFAKSLSDELGPRGIRVVGLLPSRIDTDRVRELDGMSADPEATRAAHESRIALRRYGTPEEFGRVAAFVLSPAASYLTGIMLPVDGGARHGF from the coding sequence ATGGATCTTGGACTGAAGGACCGGGTGTACGTCGTCACCGGGGCGACCCGTGGGCTGGGCAACGCGGTCGCGCGCCAGCTCGTCGCCGACGGGGCGAAGGTGATCATCACGGGGCGCGACGGCAAGGCCGCGATGGAGGCCGCGGGCGAGCTGGGCGCCAACGCCGTCGGTGTCGGCGCGGACAACGCCGATCCTCAGGCGCCGGCGCGGCTCATCGCGGCCGCGCGCGAGCACTTCGGGGGGTTCGACGGGGTGCTGGTGAGCGTGGGCGGGCCCGCGCCGGGGTTCGCAGCGGACAACACGGATGAGCAGTGGCAGGCGGCGTTCGAGTCGGTGTTCCTGGGGGCGGTGCGGTTCGCTCGCGCGGCGGCCGGGGAGTTGGAAGCGGGCGGGGTCATCGGGTTCGTACTGTCCGCGTCTGTGCACGAGCCGATTCCTGGGCTGACGATTTCCAATGGGTTGCGGCCGGGGCTTGCCGGGTTCGCGAAGTCGTTGTCGGACGAGTTGGGGCCGCGGGGGATTCGGGTGGTGGGGTTGCTGCCGTCTCGGATCGATACGGATCGCGTGCGCGAGCTGGATGGGATGTCGGCGGATCCGGAGGCTACTCGGGCAGCGCATGAGTCGCGGATTGCGTTGCGGCGGTATGGGACGCCGGAGGAGTTCGGGCGGGTGGCGGCGTTTGTGCTGTCTCCGGCTGCGTCTTATCTGACGGGGATCATGTTGCCTGTGGATGGCGGGGCGCGTCACGGGTTCTGA
- a CDS encoding ABC-F family ATP-binding cassette domain-containing protein: MISASGIELRAGARVLIESATFRVAKGDRIGLVGRNGAGKTTLTKCLAGEGTPAGGTITRSGEVGYLPQDPRTGDLDILARDRILSARGLDVLIQKMRDNEQRIANGQGATREKALRQYERQETEFLTKGGYSAEAEAATIAAALNLPDRVLGQPLHTLSGGQRRRIELARILFSDADTLLLDEPTNHLDADSIVWLRDYLKTYRGGFIVISHDVDLVETVVNKVFYLDANRAQIDVYNMGWRLYQQQREADEKRRKRERQNAEKKAAALHSQADKMRAKATKTVAAQNMAKRADRLLAGLEAVRASDKVAKLRFPEPAPCGKTPLMAEGLSKSYGSLEIFTDVDLAIDKGSRVVILGLNGAGKTTLLRLLGGVEKPDTGEVVEGHGLKLGYYAQEHETLDPERTVLENMRSANPDLDLVEVRKTLGSFLFSGDDVDKPAGVLSGGEKTRLALATLVVSSANVLLLDEPTNNLDPASREEILGALRTYKGAVVLVTHDEGAVEALQPERIILLPDGVEDLWGADYADLVALA, encoded by the coding sequence CCCCGCCGGCGGCACCATCACCCGCTCCGGCGAGGTCGGCTACCTCCCGCAGGACCCCCGCACCGGCGACCTCGACATCCTCGCCCGCGACCGCATCCTCTCCGCGCGCGGTCTCGACGTACTGATCCAGAAGATGCGCGACAACGAACAGCGCATCGCCAACGGCCAGGGCGCCACCCGGGAGAAGGCCCTCAGGCAGTACGAGCGCCAGGAGACCGAGTTCCTCACCAAGGGCGGGTACTCCGCCGAGGCCGAGGCCGCCACCATCGCCGCCGCGCTCAATCTGCCCGACCGCGTGCTCGGCCAGCCCCTGCACACGCTCTCCGGCGGTCAGCGCCGCCGTATCGAGCTGGCCCGGATCCTGTTCTCCGACGCGGACACCCTGCTGCTCGACGAGCCGACGAACCACCTCGACGCCGACTCGATCGTCTGGCTGCGGGACTACCTGAAGACCTACCGCGGCGGCTTCATCGTGATCTCCCACGATGTCGACCTGGTCGAGACCGTCGTCAACAAGGTCTTCTACCTGGATGCCAACCGGGCCCAGATCGATGTCTACAACATGGGCTGGAGGCTCTACCAGCAGCAGCGCGAGGCCGACGAGAAGCGGCGCAAGCGCGAGCGGCAGAACGCCGAGAAGAAGGCCGCCGCGCTGCATTCGCAGGCCGACAAGATGCGCGCCAAGGCCACCAAGACGGTCGCCGCGCAGAACATGGCGAAGCGGGCCGACCGCCTGCTCGCCGGACTCGAAGCGGTGCGCGCCTCCGACAAGGTCGCCAAGCTCCGCTTCCCCGAGCCCGCGCCCTGCGGCAAGACCCCGCTGATGGCCGAGGGACTGTCGAAGTCGTACGGCTCGCTGGAGATCTTCACGGACGTCGACCTGGCCATCGACAAGGGCTCCCGAGTCGTCATCCTCGGCCTCAACGGCGCCGGCAAGACGACCCTGCTGCGCCTCCTCGGCGGCGTCGAGAAGCCCGACACCGGCGAGGTCGTCGAGGGCCATGGCCTCAAGCTCGGCTACTACGCACAGGAGCACGAGACCCTCGACCCCGAGCGCACGGTCCTGGAGAACATGCGCTCCGCCAACCCCGACCTCGACCTGGTCGAGGTCCGCAAGACGCTCGGCTCGTTCCTGTTCTCCGGCGACGACGTCGACAAGCCCGCCGGAGTCCTCTCCGGCGGCGAGAAGACCCGCCTCGCCCTGGCCACCCTCGTGGTGTCGTCGGCCAACGTCCTGCTCCTCGACGAGCCGACCAACAACCTCGACCCGGCCAGCCGCGAGGAGATCCTCGGCGCACTGCGCACCTACAAGGGCGCGGTCGTCCTCGTCACCCACGACGAGGGCGCGGTCGAGGCGCTCCAGCCGGAGCGGATCATTCTGCTTCCGGACGGAGTCGAGGACCTGTGGGGTGCCGACTACGCGGATCTCGTCGCCCTGGCTTGA
- a CDS encoding DUF6286 domain-containing protein: MSESQGAESTQRLPVLEKADEGGHSQSASAADYEPVGGESGGRFWSARRVPAALVALLLLLIAGAFLYDIAAVRADRPAMAWRRELATQLAERPLDDIWVLVGAGIAAALGLWLILLAATPGLRAVLPMRRTHPDVRAGLHRDAAALVLRDRAMEVSGVQSVRVRMGRAKADVRAISHFRELDDVRADLDTTLADAIKGLGLARPPALSVHVRRPGRKG; the protein is encoded by the coding sequence ATGAGCGAGTCCCAGGGGGCCGAGAGCACTCAGCGGCTGCCCGTCCTGGAGAAGGCCGACGAGGGCGGACACAGCCAGTCCGCCTCCGCGGCGGACTACGAACCCGTCGGCGGTGAGAGCGGCGGCCGCTTCTGGTCGGCCCGCCGTGTCCCGGCCGCGCTCGTCGCGCTGCTCCTGCTGCTGATCGCCGGCGCGTTCCTCTACGACATCGCCGCCGTGCGCGCCGACCGGCCCGCCATGGCCTGGCGCCGCGAACTCGCCACGCAGCTCGCCGAACGCCCCCTCGACGACATCTGGGTGCTGGTCGGCGCGGGCATCGCCGCGGCCCTCGGCCTCTGGCTGATCCTGCTCGCCGCCACGCCCGGCCTGCGTGCCGTACTGCCCATGCGGCGCACTCACCCCGACGTACGCGCCGGCCTCCACCGGGACGCGGCCGCCCTCGTGTTGCGCGACCGGGCCATGGAGGTGTCCGGCGTGCAGTCGGTGCGGGTCCGGATGGGCCGCGCCAAGGCCGACGTCCGCGCGATCTCCCACTTCCGCGAACTGGACGACGTACGCGCCGACTTGGACACCACACTCGCCGACGCGATCAAGGGCCTGGGGCTCGCCCGGCCCCCCGCCCTGTCGGTGCATGTCCGGCGCCCCGGACGGAAGGGGTGA
- the amaP gene encoding alkaline shock response membrane anchor protein AmaP: MLRIVNRVLLGIVGLLLILIGGSVLAVGLGLNPPSWWIHDGRHDVLLSDAERTRWRDDGWWWPTVIAVLAVLLLLALWWLTAELRRRRLAEVLVDTGDGEGALLRGRALEGVLAADASQLDGVARAHAELTGRRSTPEARVRLLLEPHVDPADALNHLTTQALTHARDSAGLTSLPAEVRLRAVKHRAERVT; the protein is encoded by the coding sequence GTGCTCAGGATCGTCAATCGCGTGCTGCTCGGCATCGTCGGCCTGCTGCTGATCCTGATCGGCGGTTCCGTGCTCGCCGTAGGCCTCGGCCTGAATCCGCCCTCCTGGTGGATCCACGACGGCCGGCACGACGTACTGCTCAGCGACGCCGAACGCACCCGCTGGCGGGACGACGGCTGGTGGTGGCCGACCGTCATCGCCGTACTCGCCGTCCTCCTCCTGCTCGCCCTGTGGTGGCTCACCGCCGAACTGCGCCGACGCCGCCTCGCCGAGGTCCTGGTCGACACCGGCGACGGCGAGGGCGCCCTGCTCCGCGGCCGGGCCCTGGAGGGCGTACTCGCCGCAGACGCGAGCCAACTGGACGGCGTAGCCCGAGCCCACGCGGAACTCACCGGCCGCCGCAGCACCCCCGAGGCCCGAGTCCGCCTCCTCCTGGAACCCCACGTCGACCCGGCCGACGCCCTCAACCACCTCACCACCCAGGCCCTGACCCACGCGAGGGACTCGGCAGGCCTCACGTCACTCCCGGCGGAGGTAAGACTGAGGGCGGTCAAGCACCGAGCAGAAAGGGTGACTTGA
- a CDS encoding Asp23/Gls24 family envelope stress response protein: MTDMTERNRTQTPEGENEPPVQTRKATKRGGGEPASRGRTTIADGVVEKIAGLAARDVMGVHAMGSGLSRTFGAVRDRVPGGTKSVTRGVKAEVGEVQTALDLEIVVDYGVSIADVARDVRENVIAAVERMTGLEVVEVNIAVSDVKLPEEEEEEQESRLQ, encoded by the coding sequence ATGACCGATATGACGGAGCGGAACCGGACGCAGACCCCGGAGGGCGAGAACGAGCCGCCGGTGCAGACCCGTAAGGCAACCAAACGCGGGGGAGGGGAACCGGCGAGCCGTGGGCGGACCACCATCGCCGACGGGGTAGTGGAGAAGATCGCCGGGCTCGCTGCCCGGGATGTGATGGGCGTACATGCCATGGGGAGTGGGCTGTCGCGGACCTTCGGAGCCGTGCGGGACCGGGTTCCCGGCGGAACGAAGTCCGTGACACGGGGCGTGAAGGCCGAGGTCGGAGAGGTACAGACCGCGCTCGATCTGGAGATCGTCGTCGACTACGGCGTGTCGATCGCCGATGTGGCACGGGACGTGCGCGAGAACGTGATCGCGGCCGTCGAGCGGATGACCGGGCTCGAGGTCGTCGAGGTCAACATCGCGGTGAGTGATGTGAAGCTTCCGGAGGAAGAAGAAGAGGAGCAGGAATCCCGACTTCAATGA
- a CDS encoding nucleopolyhedrovirus P10 family protein produces MTSDRLAQTVRQQLGLGRLVPLGGPHDGAWITEAAAEAVLRRAAETVRGVRLGALRIALTDPDDAHEPAVPPPPSALPPGPLRLTADFGATPSAPLPTTASHLRGVLATAAAERLGLTVTEVDLRVTALLDEDTEAEPVRPPEPRQASEVRDGDEARAAEAALGVPGVTALTGTLGRAVHIQERRVDDTALPHRHIRLELATDADRRAVQVAREVRVAVSSALQDSPTVAVLVTAVG; encoded by the coding sequence ATGACGTCCGATCGGTTGGCGCAGACAGTACGACAGCAGCTGGGGCTGGGCAGACTCGTCCCGCTGGGCGGCCCGCACGACGGTGCGTGGATCACGGAGGCGGCGGCCGAGGCGGTGCTGCGGCGCGCGGCGGAGACGGTGCGCGGGGTGCGCCTCGGCGCACTGCGGATCGCGCTCACCGATCCGGACGACGCCCACGAGCCCGCCGTACCGCCTCCGCCGAGCGCACTGCCGCCCGGCCCGCTCCGTCTGACGGCGGACTTCGGGGCAACACCGTCGGCTCCACTGCCGACGACGGCGTCCCATCTGCGCGGGGTCCTGGCAACGGCGGCCGCGGAACGGCTCGGGCTGACGGTCACGGAGGTCGACCTACGGGTGACGGCCCTGCTGGACGAGGACACGGAGGCCGAGCCCGTACGACCGCCCGAGCCGAGGCAGGCTTCGGAGGTCCGGGACGGTGACGAAGCCCGCGCGGCGGAGGCGGCTCTCGGCGTCCCGGGCGTGACCGCCCTGACGGGCACGCTGGGGCGGGCGGTCCACATCCAGGAACGGCGGGTCGACGACACCGCGCTGCCGCACCGTCACATCCGCCTGGAACTGGCGACGGACGCGGACCGCCGGGCCGTGCAGGTGGCTCGGGAGGTCCGCGTCGCGGTGTCGAGCGCGCTTCAGGACAGCCCGACGGTGGCGGTGCTGGTCACCGCGGTCGGCTGA
- a CDS encoding SURF1 family cytochrome oxidase biogenesis protein — protein sequence MYRFLLSRQWVILTLVALLLIPTMIRLGIWQMHRYETRTARNQLVADALAAKPVPVEKLTAPGHTVTEDERYHRVTAKGRFDTDDEVVVRRRTNADDEVGYHVLTPFVLDDGKVLLVNRGWIPADSPSQTTFPKIPAPPRGEVTVTGRLMPDETTEASGIKNLKGLPDRQIMLINSEQEARRLDAQVLGGYIAQTAPEPKGDTPELLGSPGNEDAALNYAYAVQWWLFAAGVPVGWVILVRREMRERTKEQDGADDTAPAEPATV from the coding sequence GTGTACCGCTTCCTGTTGTCCCGGCAGTGGGTGATCCTCACGCTGGTCGCTCTCCTCCTCATCCCCACGATGATCAGGCTGGGCATCTGGCAGATGCACCGCTACGAGACGCGCACCGCCCGGAACCAGCTCGTCGCCGACGCGCTGGCCGCGAAGCCGGTCCCCGTGGAGAAGCTGACCGCCCCCGGACACACCGTCACCGAGGACGAGCGCTACCACCGGGTGACCGCGAAGGGCCGCTTCGACACCGACGACGAGGTCGTCGTCCGCCGCCGCACCAACGCCGACGACGAGGTCGGCTACCACGTCCTGACCCCGTTCGTCCTCGACGACGGCAAGGTCCTGCTCGTCAACCGCGGCTGGATCCCCGCGGACAGCCCCAGCCAGACCACGTTCCCCAAGATCCCCGCACCGCCCCGCGGCGAGGTCACCGTCACCGGACGGCTGATGCCCGACGAGACGACCGAGGCGAGCGGCATCAAGAACCTCAAGGGCCTGCCGGACCGGCAGATCATGCTGATCAACAGCGAGCAGGAGGCGCGGCGCCTCGACGCCCAGGTGCTCGGCGGCTACATCGCCCAGACGGCACCCGAGCCGAAGGGCGACACCCCGGAGCTGCTCGGCAGTCCCGGCAACGAGGACGCGGCGCTGAACTACGCGTACGCCGTCCAGTGGTGGCTGTTCGCCGCGGGCGTCCCCGTCGGCTGGGTCATCCTGGTCCGCCGCGAGATGCGCGAGCGGACGAAGGAGCAGGACGGAGCGGACGACACCGCGCCGGCCGAACCCGCGACGGTGTAA
- a CDS encoding helix-turn-helix domain-containing protein gives MAETLKKGSRVTGAARDKLAADLKKKYDSGASIRALAEETGRSYGFVHRMLSESGVTLRGRGGATRGKKAASS, from the coding sequence GTGGCCGAGACTCTGAAGAAGGGCAGCCGGGTAACCGGCGCCGCGCGCGACAAGCTCGCGGCAGACCTGAAGAAGAAGTACGACTCCGGTGCGAGCATCCGGGCACTGGCCGAGGAAACCGGCCGCTCGTATGGCTTCGTACACCGGATGCTCAGCGAGTCGGGCGTCACGCTGCGTGGGCGCGGCGGGGCGACTCGGGGCAAGAAGGCCGCATCGTCCTGA
- a CDS encoding sterol desaturase family protein has product MPNLPDVVLWSIPAFVLLTVIEMISVRIHPDDDAAGYEAKDAATSVTMGLGSLVFDLLWKIPIVAIYTAIYELTPLRVPVLWWTVPLMLLAQDFFYYWSHRGHHVIRILWACHVVHHSSRKFNLTTALRQPWTSLTVWPFYVPLIACGVHPAALAFCSSANLVYQFWIHTERIDKMPRWFEFALNTPSHHRVHHASQGGYLDRNFGGILIVWDRLFGSFVAETERPVYGLTKNIDTYNPLKVATHEYAAIAKDLKAAGSWRERAGRVFRGPGWQPTPPAVAPVEETTAA; this is encoded by the coding sequence ATGCCGAACCTGCCCGATGTCGTGCTGTGGTCGATACCCGCCTTCGTGCTGCTCACCGTGATCGAGATGATCAGCGTCCGTATCCATCCGGACGACGACGCGGCGGGATACGAGGCGAAGGACGCCGCGACGAGCGTCACCATGGGCCTCGGCAGTCTCGTCTTCGACCTGCTCTGGAAGATCCCGATCGTCGCCATCTACACGGCGATCTACGAACTCACCCCGCTCCGCGTGCCCGTGCTGTGGTGGACCGTCCCGCTGATGCTGCTCGCGCAGGACTTCTTCTACTACTGGTCGCACCGCGGCCACCACGTCATCCGCATCCTGTGGGCCTGCCACGTCGTCCACCACTCCAGCCGGAAGTTCAACCTCACCACCGCGCTGCGCCAGCCCTGGACCTCCCTGACCGTCTGGCCGTTCTACGTCCCCCTGATCGCGTGCGGGGTGCACCCGGCCGCGCTCGCGTTCTGCTCCTCGGCGAACCTCGTCTACCAGTTCTGGATCCACACCGAGCGCATCGACAAGATGCCCCGCTGGTTTGAGTTCGCCCTCAACACCCCGTCGCACCACCGGGTGCACCATGCCTCGCAGGGCGGCTATCTGGACCGCAACTTCGGCGGCATCCTCATCGTCTGGGACCGCCTCTTCGGCTCCTTCGTCGCCGAGACCGAGCGGCCCGTGTACGGGCTGACCAAGAACATCGACACGTACAACCCGCTCAAGGTCGCCACGCACGAATACGCCGCCATCGCCAAGGACCTGAAGGCGGCGGGCAGTTGGCGTGAGCGTGCCGGGCGGGTGTTCCGGGGGCCGGGCTGGCAGCCGACTCCGCCCGCTGTGGCGCCCGTCGAGGAGACGACGGCCGCGTGA
- a CDS encoding enoyl-CoA hydratase/isomerase family protein encodes MASPDQDVVSRGPEGPVLDKDGVRLTVDDAIATVTLTNPAKRNAQSPAMWRALGEAGRLLPGSVRVVVLRGEGQSFSAGLDRQMFTPEGIEGEPSFIDLARGSDAELDAAIAGFQEGFTWWRQSDIVSIAAVQGHAIGAGFQLALACDLRVVADDVQFAMRETSLGLVPDLTGTHPLVGLVGYARALEICVTGRFVLAEEAVSTGLANLAVPGEQLDATVADLASAILAAPRDAVIETKALLRGAGERTYEEQRAAERAAQARRLRELAGLGE; translated from the coding sequence ATGGCTTCGCCCGACCAGGACGTTGTGTCCCGAGGTCCCGAAGGTCCCGTACTCGACAAGGACGGCGTACGGCTCACCGTCGACGACGCGATCGCCACGGTGACGCTGACCAATCCGGCCAAGCGCAATGCGCAGAGCCCCGCTATGTGGCGTGCGCTGGGCGAGGCCGGGCGGTTGCTGCCGGGCAGTGTGCGGGTCGTCGTGCTGCGCGGGGAGGGCCAGTCCTTCTCCGCCGGTCTCGACCGGCAGATGTTCACGCCCGAAGGCATCGAGGGCGAGCCGTCGTTCATCGACCTCGCACGCGGCAGCGACGCCGAACTGGACGCGGCCATCGCCGGGTTCCAGGAGGGCTTCACCTGGTGGCGGCAGAGCGACATCGTGTCCATCGCCGCCGTCCAGGGGCATGCCATCGGGGCCGGGTTCCAGCTTGCCCTCGCGTGTGATCTGCGCGTCGTCGCCGACGACGTGCAGTTCGCCATGCGCGAGACCAGCCTGGGGTTGGTGCCGGACCTGACCGGCACGCATCCGCTGGTCGGGCTCGTCGGATATGCGCGGGCGCTGGAGATCTGCGTGACCGGGCGCTTCGTCCTGGCCGAGGAAGCGGTGAGTACGGGGCTGGCGAATCTAGCCGTGCCGGGTGAGCAACTGGACGCGACCGTGGCGGACCTGGCGTCCGCGATCCTGGCCGCGCCCCGGGATGCCGTGATCGAGACCAAGGCGTTGCTGCGCGGGGCCGGTGAGCGGACCTACGAGGAGCAGCGCGCGGCGGAGCGGGCCGCGCAGGCCCGGCGGCTCAGGGAGCTGGCCGGGCTGGGCGAATGA